The genomic window GCTAAACAGCTTTCAGATTCAACTTTGATAGTTTTGGCTGCTTCTTTAGTTAATTGCGCTGTCTCTTTAGCTAATTGGGTAGCTACATAAGCTTCTGCCAAAATAGGCTTAGCTAATACTAACAACTCATTTATTTGTTCCATTGCTGGACGTGCAGCAATAATTAATTTATGAGTTTCCTCTAGTATTGGTTTACCTTCTGTTTGCAAAAGTTGTAGTTTTTGACGAGCATCTTCTAAAAGTGGCTCTGTGCGAGATTGTAGGCGTTTTAAGTTTTCTTCTACTTTTGCTTGCATTAATGTTGCTTGTGCCATTAGTTGTTTAGACACAACATATAGCTTAAATACTGCAACTAGCAGTACAACAGTAAACATTGCAATAGTAGTAATTAGTATTAACTCTAAATAATTCACCGCCGTAACCCCACCAGGTTTAATTTTTCAGTTTAGCTTTCTTCTGATGATTCAACTAAAGCTGCATTGGCTTCTGCTTCAGCGGCTGCGGCAGCCTTTTTTTCCTGATAAGCACGTTTGCCAGCTTCAATAGCAGCAGCAACACGATGCTTTTGATCAGAAATAACGCTACGACCAGCTTCTACTAAACCAGAAGTTTTTTCTTTGCTTAATCCATAAAGCTCATTTGCTTTTTCTCTACTGCTACTATAAACAGTGGAAGCTTTTTGACTAATAGTTTTAGCACTAGTATTAGCGTAGTCTATACCACGCTTAGTTGCTCCAGAAATATCTTCACGTAGTTCACGCCCAGCTTTAGGGGCAAAAAGTAAAGCTATAACTGCTCCCACTCCAGCACCGACTAAAAAATAACTAAGTTTGGAGCTAGTATCGTTGTCGCCCATTGTTACAACCTCCTAAAAGAGTATGGTAGTTTTTGTTTTATTTGCGACTTTAGAAATTATGACTAATCGCATAACATTTTCTTAATGATCTTAATTAATTGAAAAGCAATGTCCAATATACATCACAAGGGTAATCTCATCAAGGCAGAGAGACAGACTTAACAGCAGATTTGATTTTTAACTATAACTAAAATAACTTATTTATTTAATGATAATTCTTTTATAAAGATTTCAATATCTTTATACCAAAGATTTGGATTTTCAATTACTAAATGCCCATTTAGATTTTTATCTAAAGAGTAAGTAAGAAATTTTCCTCTACCTCCAGCTTTTATAAATTCATCAAAATTTTTACGACTATGTTTAGTGCTATAAAATGGATCATTCTTACCATAAAGCCAAAGTGTAGGTTCTTTAAAAGCCGCTCCACGCTTAAATGTAACAGTATTAATTGCTTCTGAATTAGGGCATTGGTCAGACATCCAGCCACCAACAAAATTAATAGCTCCTTTAAAGATATTTGGTCTTGTGCCAGCATAGGCAATTGAAAGAATACCACCGCGAGATTGACCAGCAATTATCATTTTATTTTTGTCTACATCTTTGTAAGCTTTTAAATAATCAACAACTTGATCAATATCGGCTAAGGCGCGTTCAACACCTGCTAGCGACAAATCTGGAGAACAAGAATATTGTGAGCGATCTTTTTCAAATCCTTCATCATAAAGCCCATCAGAATTTCCTCTCCCGCGTCGTTGAGGAAATACCACTAGCCAACCTTTTTCACAAAAAAAATCAACAATTGCTTTATTTGTATAAGTTTTAGTAAAAATTTGTGGATTATCACCTCTTCCAGTTGAACCATGATTAAAAACTACTGTAGGAAATGGCCCTTTTCCTAGAGGACGAAAAACTACTATTTCTAAACTAATGGCTTTACCATTTTCAATAAATTTAGTTGGAATTTTTTCAATAAGCTTTTCTTGAGCTTTAGTATTTTGTACAAAAAAAATTAGTAGTGTTGAAATTAATATAATTAAATTAATAGATAAGAGATGTTTAGTTTTACTTTTAGCAAAGACATATTTCTTCATAAATTTGCTCTAAGAAAACAAAAAGACAGCAAAACTTTTACTGTCTTTTTTGAAACTTATTTATTTGGAAACTAACAGAGTAACAAAAGCTGAATAATTAATTTATTACCCTATAGGTTAGGCAGCCTTTTGAGTCATAGTATTAACTCTAATTGTTAGGCGAGATTTATAACGAGATGCTGCATTGTCGTGAAGAACACCTTTTTTAACTGCTTTATCTAAAACAGAAACTATTTTTGGTAGTAATTGTGTAGCTTCTGCTTTGTTACCTGCTCCTATGGCAGCACGTAATTTTTTTAGCTCTGTACGCATTTGGCTACGATTACGACGGTTTACTAATGTACGACGTTTAGTTTGACGATCTCGTTTTTCCGCAGACTTATGATTTGGCATTACTAAAGAAAACTCCTTCTTTGCTATATTTAATAAATTAAAAATAACTTTTGTCTCTGTTTAACAAATAGCTACTTTGATTGAACTCTTTATTTTAGACAAGCGAGAAATATAACGAGACAGCTTGACTCTTGTCAAGGTTTTAAGGCAGAAATCTTATTTAAAACTAGTTCTAAGCTAAATAGGTTTAATAAAAAATGAATGCAAAATCTGTTGCTATATTAATTAATCTACTAGGTTTTGTTACAGGAGCAACTCTTTATGCAATGCTTTTAGTAATGGTATTTGGAACGCTAAATTTTAGGGTAAAGAGAAAACAAACCTTAGCTAATTTATCTAATAATAAATTACTGCTTCTAACAGCAATCCTTGGATTTTCTTGGAATATAGGAGCAGTTGCTATTTATGGGCTTCCTGATCTAGGCATAGATAATACTTTTCCTTGGTTAATTGCAGCATCGTTTACTACATTAGGATTTTTACCTGCTGTTGTTGTTCACCTAATATTACTTAGTAATTTAGAAACAAATCAAAAGTTAGCTAGAAAATTTATTACATTTACTGCTTATTGCTTAAGTGCTATTGCAGGATTAATGCACTTTTATGTAACTTTTATTAATGAATCTACCCCATCACATATTGCATTACATATTTTAACTTTTGGATTTGGTAGCTTAGCCATAGCTTTGATTTTTTTAACCCATAAACAACCTGGTTGGCAAAGAGCCTTTTGGATCATAGGTTTAGCCGTGTTTTCTGTTTCAGCTTTGCATTTAAGCCACCATGACGCAGAAAGTTACCCTTGGTGGCTAGAAATGATCGGCCATCATGCTTCACTTCCCCTAGTCATAGCTATTCTTTATCAAGATTATCGTTTTGCTTTTGCAGATATTTTCTTAAAACGTACTATTTCTTTAGTTTTATTAGTAGTAATTGTCTTTAGTGCTTATATGGCTGTTTCGCCTCTACTAGTTTTTGGTAATAGCAAAGAAGCCGAACCTTTAACTATTAGCTTACTGTTAGGTTTGTGGGTTGCTACAGCTTTGTTTTATCCTAAACTACGTCAAATGGTTGTTTGGTTTGTTGATACAATTATTCTAAAGCGGGCCGATTACGATAATTTAAGAATAGAAATAGCCAGAACAATTGCAGGTTATGAAACGCCAGAAGAAATTCTTTCATATATTTGTAAGGTATTAACACCTGTTTTAAGTGCTAAACAAGTAAGTTTTTTTTTAGAAGATGCTTCATTAGGAAACCATACTTTGACTATGTTATTTCCTACTACGGAAATGCCTCAATACTATTTGGTGATAGGTGAATTAATAGGTGGACGACGGCTTTTGTCTGATGATTTGGAAATGTTGGAGGCTGTTGTTTTAATGGTTGCTAGGCGAATTGATGTTGTTAGAGTTGCTCATGATCGTTGCAAAATTAGTTTACGTGAGCAAGAAATTAGCAAGCTAGCAACAGAAGCTGAACTACGTGCTTTAAGGGCGCAACTTAATCCACATTTTTTGTTTAATGCACTAACGACTCTTGGCTATTTAATTCAAACTGCACCAGATAAGGCTTTTGAAACTTTGATGCGTTTAACAGGGTTGCTTCGTGGTGTTTTGCGTCGTTCGGCGGGTGAATTTGCAAGCGTTGGTGAGGAAATAGAGCTAATTAAAGCTTATTTGGATATTGAAAAAACACGTTTTGAAGAACGCTTACAAGTTAAAATCAATGTTGAAGAGGGCTTAAATAATATTCGTATTCCTTCTTTACTAATACAACCATTAGTAGAAAATGCAATTAAACATGGAATTACACCTGCTAAAGATGGTGGAGAAATAGCGATCACAGTTGAAAAATGTTTTGATGAAAAAAAAGCTGAACAAATAAAAATTATTGTTCAAGATACAGGTCAAGGTGTTAGTGAATTTGATTTGGCACGAGGACGAAAAAAGGGTGTAGGTTTAGTCAACATTGAGCGACGGCTAAAATGTCATTATGCAGATGAGGCAATTTTAAAAATTAAAAGTGAGTTAAACAAGGGTACAGCTATAACTGTTAGTTTACCGCTTATTGCACAAACAAATATTAATAGCGAGCTAAAAACGGCTAAAGGTTAAAAACTATGTCAACGTTACGAGTATTAGTAGCAGAAGATGAACGACCAGCTAGATTATTTTTAATATCAATGCTAAATGCCTTTGAAGATGTAAAAATTGTTGGTGAGGCTTCAAATGGTAGACAAGCCTTGGAACTTATAGAACAAGAGCAACCTGACCTTGTACTACTAGATTTGCAGATGCCAGAGCTAGATGGTTTATCAGTAGTTAAATCACTTAAAAAAAATCAAATGCCGCTAATTGCTTTTGTTACAGCTTATGATGAATATGCTGTTCAAGCTTTTGAAATTAATGCTATTGATTATTTATTAAAACCAGTGGCTCGTGTGCGGCTACGTGAAACTATAAACCGCGCACAAGAGCGACTTGACCGGGCAGATTTACGAGCAGAGGAAACAAATAATTTAGAGGAAGCTATCAAAGATTATGAAACAGTTAGTCAGCAACCTAGAATTGATCGAATACCTGTACGCCAAAAGGATGAAATAATTATTGTTCCTGTAAATCAAATAGCTTCAATTATTGCTGATGGAGAGCTTTTACAAATTACTACTAATCGAAATGAAAATTACTGTATTAACCATAGACTTAAGGATTTAGAGCTAAGGCTAGATCCTGCAAAATTTGTTCGTCTAGGTCGAGGTGCTTTAGTAAATATTGATATGATTAGCCGTATTCATCAAATGCCAGGCGGCACCTACACAGTAACACTTAATAACAACCAACAAATTAAAGTTAGCCGACTGCAATCTCGGTCATTAAAAGAAAGATTATTGAAACTATAACAAATGAACCTTCCTAAGTAGTTTATTGTTTAACCATACGATTTGATTTTTACTTTCTTGGGCTTTAGCTAAATAATTATGAAAATTAGGGTTAAACATTTACTAATAGGATTTGCAAGTATTATTTTAATTTTGCTAGCAGTTGGATTGCTTACTTCAACACACTATAGGTATACAACTAAGCGAATATTAAATAAAAGCTCTATCCAGCTAGCATCTTTGCAAGGTGCAGTTCCACAACCAGTAACTTTGCAAGGAAAATTAAAAGGCAAAGGTGCTTTTAGTGAAACCATAAAAGGTGCTTCCATTTCTGCAATAGAAACGACCTCTGGCTATGGTGTTAGTAGTGACAGTGAAGGAAATTTTTCTCTACCTCACCTTACTTGGTATCCATCAGCAACTTACACACTTATTGTTAGCAGTAACTTAGATCAATCACGAATTTTTCATTTAAGAATGCCTGATGAATGTCCAAATTCATTAATTATTGATTTAGGAGAACTTTCTTTTGAACAAGGAATTGAAATAAGCAAAAAAGAACTTCCTATTCGCTATTTAAGATTTGAGCGTGAAAACTACCAGTTTTATAAAAACATTTTTGATGAGCAAACAAAAAATGCTAAAAATGACCATGAAAAATCTGACCTTATAAGTAATTACATTAGCACTAGATATAATCCTAAAGAAGATGCTTGGAGTTTTTATTCTGCACGAGAAATTATTGAACGAGGTGCGCCACATTGTAGCAATCTTGCTTTAGCAATGGCCGCAGTTATGGCAGCAGGCGGTTATCCAAGTCGAACAATCCACACTAGCGACACACCAGATTATGCACACACTCATGTTGCTGTAGAAGTTTTTTATGATGGAGGTTGGCATTTATATGACCCTACTTATGGAGTTTTTTTTCTTAATGATTTTGGAGAGGTCGCTAGTTATAAGCAGTTAAGATTGTCCCCTGAATTAATCAAAGCAGAAGCCTTTAATCAATTAAAACCTGATATGACAGAATATATTATGCAATGGATGCCAGGACTCTATAGTTCAGGTATTCATCAAAGCTACCAAACAGACGATGTTTTATTTGCGGAGTCTAACACCTCAATCAATATAGCTTTAAATAGGTAAAATTTATGAAAGAATGGCTAAAAAGATTTAGCATTGTCCTAAGCTTATTTCTAGTCCTATCTGTCTTATTGCTCTTTCCTGGACTACCTTGGTCTGCTCAATGTAGTCAATCAATAAGTAAGGCTGCTAATAAACTATTTTTGGAACTTTGGATTTGGCGAGGAATTAAACCACAAAACTTAAAGCTTGCTGGAAAAATTATAAAAAATAATCAAGAAATAAATGGTGTAGAAATAGAATTGCTTAACTCTGATTCTGGTTGGGCAGCAATGACCAATGAAACAGGGGATTTTTCTTTACCTTTTGTTAAATGGCATCCACATAG from Blastocatellia bacterium includes these protein-coding regions:
- a CDS encoding YtxH domain-containing protein; its protein translation is MGDNDTSSKLSYFLVGAGVGAVIALLFAPKAGRELREDISGATKRGIDYANTSAKTISQKASTVYSSSREKANELYGLSKEKTSGLVEAGRSVISDQKHRVAAAIEAGKRAYQEKKAAAAAEAEANAALVESSEES
- a CDS encoding histidine kinase, with product MNAKSVAILINLLGFVTGATLYAMLLVMVFGTLNFRVKRKQTLANLSNNKLLLLTAILGFSWNIGAVAIYGLPDLGIDNTFPWLIAASFTTLGFLPAVVVHLILLSNLETNQKLARKFITFTAYCLSAIAGLMHFYVTFINESTPSHIALHILTFGFGSLAIALIFLTHKQPGWQRAFWIIGLAVFSVSALHLSHHDAESYPWWLEMIGHHASLPLVIAILYQDYRFAFADIFLKRTISLVLLVVIVFSAYMAVSPLLVFGNSKEAEPLTISLLLGLWVATALFYPKLRQMVVWFVDTIILKRADYDNLRIEIARTIAGYETPEEILSYICKVLTPVLSAKQVSFFLEDASLGNHTLTMLFPTTEMPQYYLVIGELIGGRRLLSDDLEMLEAVVLMVARRIDVVRVAHDRCKISLREQEISKLATEAELRALRAQLNPHFLFNALTTLGYLIQTAPDKAFETLMRLTGLLRGVLRRSAGEFASVGEEIELIKAYLDIEKTRFEERLQVKINVEEGLNNIRIPSLLIQPLVENAIKHGITPAKDGGEIAITVEKCFDEKKAEQIKIIVQDTGQGVSEFDLARGRKKGVGLVNIERRLKCHYADEAILKIKSELNKGTAITVSLPLIAQTNINSELKTAKG
- a CDS encoding alpha/beta hydrolase; translation: MKKYVFAKSKTKHLLSINLIILISTLLIFFVQNTKAQEKLIEKIPTKFIENGKAISLEIVVFRPLGKGPFPTVVFNHGSTGRGDNPQIFTKTYTNKAIVDFFCEKGWLVVFPQRRGRGNSDGLYDEGFEKDRSQYSCSPDLSLAGVERALADIDQVVDYLKAYKDVDKNKMIIAGQSRGGILSIAYAGTRPNIFKGAINFVGGWMSDQCPNSEAINTVTFKRGAAFKEPTLWLYGKNDPFYSTKHSRKNFDEFIKAGGRGKFLTYSLDKNLNGHLVIENPNLWYKDIEIFIKELSLNK
- a CDS encoding response regulator transcription factor, translated to MSTLRVLVAEDERPARLFLISMLNAFEDVKIVGEASNGRQALELIEQEQPDLVLLDLQMPELDGLSVVKSLKKNQMPLIAFVTAYDEYAVQAFEINAIDYLLKPVARVRLRETINRAQERLDRADLRAEETNNLEEAIKDYETVSQQPRIDRIPVRQKDEIIIVPVNQIASIIADGELLQITTNRNENYCINHRLKDLELRLDPAKFVRLGRGALVNIDMISRIHQMPGGTYTVTLNNNQQIKVSRLQSRSLKERLLKL
- the rpsT gene encoding 30S ribosomal protein S20; translation: MPNHKSAEKRDRQTKRRTLVNRRNRSQMRTELKKLRAAIGAGNKAEATQLLPKIVSVLDKAVKKGVLHDNAASRYKSRLTIRVNTMTQKAA